In Ruminococcaceae bacterium BL-6, a genomic segment contains:
- a CDS encoding Histidine kinase yields the protein MILKRVFQKPFKQQMLFFFVPVTVASVLIIGLYSYFFETNNIKKNASYLMESTVNQTSVLLNDKMMTLFSQMINLSNSAAVNNLLLDGGSSGRADNFDDLLACYDSMEEIYQNYDQVIDSLYFCNNRGEEVKYFTSDVPRHIGLSLSEWMKKYNSSPHGVYWLNDHKNDVFQTMTPHRVISVFRIIGSPESQSAGILIFNLSSSYFSGIFDNVRISQNGYMMLVSRDGTLSSSSMQNQYCLTLSAVEKLKEHFGTNGSMDLRSVTNQKMVVTYHTIEVNGWMVAAVMPESDLLSTSSEFKVILMVLISLLIFVMISLTGMIARSISKPIEYLSDQVLKFDGGDMEVSFAVESENEIGVLSHGLSYLKRAVTELLAQVRREQEQKAKMQLLAMQEQIKPHFLYNTIGSIRQLVNMGKNQMASDLCVELARFYRLGISGGNEIITLAEEIDHAHSYLEIQKVRYEDDFEYEFDIPQEIAHTDMLKLSLQPLIENAIYHGIKKKEGIGTILVSGEKQQDRIILKVYDDGAGMTEDELQDLRASLALPPEVSWTRHFGLRNVNARLKLYFGPESGLEIESVKDVYTQVSILIPLKKKAGGSGSHA from the coding sequence GTGATCTTGAAAAGGGTATTTCAAAAGCCGTTTAAACAACAGATGCTGTTTTTCTTTGTGCCGGTCACGGTAGCCTCTGTGCTGATTATCGGCCTGTACTCCTATTTCTTCGAGACGAACAACATCAAGAAAAACGCTTCTTATCTGATGGAAAGCACGGTAAACCAGACCTCCGTTTTATTGAACGACAAAATGATGACGCTCTTTTCCCAGATGATCAACCTGTCCAACAGCGCGGCCGTGAACAATCTGCTGCTGGACGGCGGCTCTTCCGGCCGGGCGGACAATTTCGACGATCTTCTCGCCTGCTATGACAGCATGGAAGAGATTTATCAGAATTACGACCAGGTGATCGATTCCCTTTATTTCTGCAATAACCGGGGAGAGGAGGTCAAGTACTTTACGAGCGACGTTCCGAGGCATATCGGGCTTTCGCTGTCCGAATGGATGAAAAAATACAACAGCTCGCCCCATGGGGTTTACTGGCTGAACGATCATAAAAATGATGTTTTTCAGACCATGACGCCGCACAGAGTGATCTCCGTCTTCCGGATCATCGGCTCGCCGGAATCCCAATCCGCCGGGATCCTGATCTTTAACCTGAGCAGCAGCTATTTTTCCGGCATTTTCGACAACGTCCGCATCTCCCAAAACGGTTATATGATGCTGGTCAGCAGGGACGGCACGCTGTCGTCCAGCAGTATGCAGAACCAGTACTGCCTGACGCTTTCCGCCGTGGAAAAGCTCAAGGAGCATTTCGGCACCAACGGCAGCATGGACCTGCGCAGCGTGACCAATCAGAAGATGGTCGTCACGTACCATACCATAGAGGTCAACGGCTGGATGGTGGCTGCCGTGATGCCGGAAAGCGACCTGCTCAGCACATCCTCGGAGTTTAAGGTCATCCTGATGGTGCTGATTTCGCTTTTGATCTTCGTCATGATATCGCTTACCGGAATGATCGCCAGAAGCATCTCGAAACCGATTGAATATCTGTCCGACCAGGTGTTGAAATTCGACGGCGGAGACATGGAGGTCAGTTTCGCGGTGGAATCAGAAAACGAAATCGGCGTCCTGTCCCACGGGCTTTCGTATTTGAAGCGCGCGGTCACGGAACTGCTGGCCCAGGTGCGCCGCGAGCAGGAGCAGAAGGCGAAAATGCAGCTTCTGGCCATGCAGGAGCAGATCAAGCCGCATTTTCTGTATAACACCATCGGCTCGATCCGCCAGCTGGTCAACATGGGAAAGAACCAGATGGCCAGCGACCTGTGCGTGGAGCTTGCGCGTTTTTACCGCCTTGGCATCAGCGGCGGAAATGAGATCATCACGCTGGCGGAGGAGATCGACCATGCCCACAGCTATCTGGAAATCCAGAAGGTGCGTTACGAAGACGATTTCGAATACGAATTTGACATCCCGCAGGAAATCGCCCATACGGATATGCTGAAGCTCAGCCTTCAGCCCCTCATCGAAAACGCGATCTATCACGGGATCAAGAAGAAGGAAGGCATCGGGACCATCCTGGTTTCCGGCGAGAAACAGCAGGACAGGATTATCCTGAAGGTATATGACGACGGGGCGGGCATGACGGAGGATGAGCTGCAGGACCTGCGCGCTTCCCTGGCGCTCCCGCCGGAGGTCAGCTGGACGAGGCATTTCGGCTTGCGCAACGTCAACGCGCGGCTGAAGCTGTATTTCGGGCCGGAGTCCGGGCTTGAAATCGAAAGCGTGAAGGATGTCTACACCCAGGTGAGCATCCTGATCCCCCTGAAGAAAAAGGCGGGAGGGAGCGGATCCCATGCATAA
- a CDS encoding Two-component response regulator TrxR — MHKLLIVDDDQIIRAGMQQSIEWEDHGIRVIGTASNGRECLEMIPECLPDIILTDIKMPFMDGIQLTEAVYRLYPQIKVVLLTAYEDFKYAQTALNYKVCQYVMKYEHNSEVLKAVLKAAEEFDNQKNSGEMIRRSMELLKNNFFYDLVVNYKEGEQLKERADRLKLRFLSDRFCVVCVNAGQSAAGEGVVLLWKKKEMCRKVGEIFQKELTSGRILTHYFIGDHYLNLVVNFSEGSGREQERFFTALERLLVTTAADLKISLSAGAGSLYRGFENLVKSYTEALQALELKSMKHMPGEERVLVRFEEMKNSSVSHLEVLKQIMSFIDSNYEKEDLSLNRIASEVHLTPSYISFLFKKYRGVNLSDYLIDIRIRKAMELLTTTDFKTYEVSEKVGYGNPQYFSVVFKRIAGLSPMEYRKAHRA, encoded by the coding sequence ATGCATAAGCTGCTGATTGTTGACGACGACCAGATCATCCGCGCGGGGATGCAGCAGAGCATCGAATGGGAGGATCACGGAATCCGGGTCATCGGCACGGCGAGCAACGGGCGGGAGTGTCTGGAGATGATCCCGGAATGCCTGCCGGATATTATTCTGACGGATATCAAAATGCCTTTTATGGACGGGATTCAGCTGACGGAAGCCGTCTATCGCCTTTATCCGCAGATCAAGGTGGTTCTTCTGACGGCTTACGAGGATTTTAAATACGCCCAGACGGCCCTGAATTATAAGGTCTGCCAGTACGTCATGAAATATGAACACAATTCCGAAGTGCTGAAAGCGGTTCTGAAGGCGGCGGAGGAATTCGACAACCAGAAGAACAGCGGAGAGATGATCCGCCGCAGTATGGAACTGCTGAAAAATAATTTTTTTTATGACCTGGTTGTCAACTATAAAGAGGGAGAGCAGCTGAAAGAACGCGCGGACCGGCTGAAGCTCCGTTTTTTGAGCGACCGCTTCTGCGTGGTCTGCGTCAATGCGGGGCAAAGCGCCGCCGGGGAAGGAGTGGTCCTGCTCTGGAAGAAAAAGGAGATGTGCAGGAAAGTCGGGGAAATCTTTCAGAAGGAGCTCACTTCGGGCCGGATTCTGACGCATTATTTTATCGGCGATCATTACCTGAACCTTGTCGTGAATTTTTCGGAAGGCTCCGGGCGGGAGCAAGAGAGATTTTTTACGGCCTTGGAGCGGCTTCTCGTGACGACAGCCGCGGACCTGAAAATTTCCCTGTCCGCCGGGGCGGGATCACTCTACAGGGGCTTTGAAAATCTTGTGAAGTCGTATACGGAGGCGCTGCAGGCGCTGGAGCTGAAAAGCATGAAGCACATGCCAGGAGAAGAAAGGGTGCTGGTCCGCTTTGAGGAGATGAAAAACAGCAGCGTGTCTCATCTGGAGGTCCTTAAGCAGATCATGAGCTTCATCGACTCCAACTATGAGAAGGAGGACCTTTCTCTGAACCGAATCGCGTCCGAGGTCCACCTGACACCGAGCTACATCAGCTTCCTGTTCAAAAAATACCGGGGAGTGAATCTCAGCGATTATCTGATCGATATCCGCATCCGGAAAGCGATGGAGCTTCTGACCACTACGGATTTTAAGACATACGAAGTTTCGGAGAAGGTCGGCTACGGGAACCCGCAATATTTCAGCGTGGTTTTCAAACGCATCGCGGGCCTTTCGCCGATGGAATACCGGAAGGCCCACCGGGCATGA
- a CDS encoding protein of unknown function (Evidence 5 : Unknown function), translated as MKYKYGNRTFWARGYYVDTVGRNKEKIRSISKINWNKTK; from the coding sequence TTGAAGTACAAATACGGGAATAGGACATTTTGGGCACGCGGGTATTACGTGGATACCGTAGGCCGCAATAAGGAGAAAATAAGGAGTATATCAAAAATCAACTGGAACAAGACCAAATAG
- a CDS encoding conserved exported protein of unknown function (Evidence 4 : Unknown function but conserved in other organisms) has product MKKLFSFLLAAAMVLVVSVPAFAQEIPSSRTSQPLKSTVVVENLGNGITVETKTTLWNTSATAALASSSRSASRTKTYKANGSTVATVTLKATFGYNGSSAWVSSKSASHSTVSGWSYGSQSLSSSGGTANLSAVLTQKLGIIPIGTIDVDISLTCSPSGQIS; this is encoded by the coding sequence ATGAAAAAACTGTTTTCCTTTCTTTTGGCGGCCGCCATGGTGCTCGTTGTTTCGGTCCCGGCGTTTGCACAGGAAATTCCATCAAGTCGCACTTCTCAGCCCTTAAAATCCACTGTCGTCGTTGAAAATTTAGGGAACGGAATCACGGTTGAGACGAAAACGACCCTATGGAATACCTCTGCCACCGCCGCGCTGGCAAGCTCTTCCCGAAGCGCCAGCCGGACAAAAACGTATAAGGCTAACGGCTCCACCGTTGCCACCGTCACTTTAAAAGCCACGTTCGGCTATAACGGATCTTCGGCGTGGGTTTCCAGCAAAAGCGCAAGCCATTCGACGGTAAGCGGATGGTCGTACGGCAGCCAGAGCCTCAGCTCGAGCGGAGGCACGGCCAACCTGTCCGCCGTCCTGACACAGAAGCTGGGGATTATCCCCATCGGGACAATAGATGTCGACATCTCACTGACCTGCTCGCCCTCCGGCCAGATTTCTTAA
- a CDS encoding exported protein of unknown function (Evidence 5 : Unknown function) encodes MNKFRYLSLLICVSMILFLSAGCNRNPEKPSEISLKDLIDLSDANISNIKTSEGGGIQTTIENPKQIQTICSFLSKIVLKNEYQNEKDQQDASGGLGAYFLITYANHESSHIEIKTDVHQIKLRGQTQEGAIENGARVYSLSDSSQITDLDDVLSLTSSSD; translated from the coding sequence TTGAATAAATTCCGATATCTATCACTGTTGATATGTGTCAGTATGATCCTTTTTTTATCAGCAGGATGCAACCGCAACCCTGAAAAGCCTTCAGAGATTTCCCTGAAAGACCTTATTGACCTGTCTGATGCCAATATCAGTAATATTAAAACCAGTGAAGGCGGTGGAATTCAGACAACAATTGAAAACCCCAAACAGATTCAGACAATTTGTTCGTTCTTATCCAAAATTGTTTTAAAAAATGAATATCAAAATGAAAAAGATCAGCAGGATGCAAGCGGAGGACTAGGGGCTTATTTTTTAATCACTTATGCCAATCATGAATCCTCCCATATAGAAATCAAAACCGACGTCCATCAGATAAAACTGAGAGGCCAAACCCAAGAGGGAGCGATAGAAAACGGTGCCAGAGTTTATTCTCTTTCTGATTCTTCACAAATAACAGATCTGGATGACGTTTTATCTTTAACGTCTTCTTCCGATTAA
- a CDS encoding protein of unknown function (Evidence 5 : Unknown function) codes for MQMYGNKGCTVVFGVNLLKYWSVCRGIPSLYNSYDATKLEQTYSRLYSSMKTDSEGNTTFLNGYNGIVSYCSTYACTKPKGSDYRDGLNWDWYKTQISNGNFMCVNAEVKHYQNDGRPGNHSFSGVGYQETSDGNFMRVGDQWTTDYSHFYNVSAYSGSIKNIWYYRW; via the coding sequence ATGCAGATGTATGGCAATAAAGGATGTACTGTCGTTTTTGGTGTTAATTTGCTAAAATATTGGTCAGTATGTAGGGGAATTCCTAGCCTATATAATTCTTATGATGCTACAAAATTAGAACAGACATATAGCAGATTATACTCTTCTATGAAAACCGATAGCGAAGGTAATACCACGTTCTTAAATGGTTATAATGGAATAGTTTCTTATTGTTCTACTTATGCCTGCACTAAACCAAAAGGTTCGGATTATAGAGACGGTCTCAATTGGGACTGGTATAAAACTCAAATTAGTAATGGAAATTTTATGTGTGTCAATGCAGAAGTAAAACATTATCAAAATGACGGAAGGCCTGGTAATCATAGTTTTTCAGGGGTAGGATACCAAGAGACATCAGATGGAAATTTCATGCGGGTTGGAGACCAGTGGACAACAGATTATTCCCATTTTTATAATGTTTCAGCATATTCAGGAAGTATAAAAAACATATGGTACTATAGGTGGTGA
- a CDS encoding Tnp_DDE_dom domain-containing protein, whose protein sequence is MMGNLLAVVVHAANIHDTKSGIEPAKLAFKRYSSIQRFCADAGYRGTFVLDVDKALGLGVDISEKIKPHQWEKLPWRWVVERTFSWLNNSRRLSKDYEITTDSAETIVKISHFHTLLKRL, encoded by the coding sequence GTGATGGGAAATCTGCTTGCAGTCGTCGTCCATGCGGCGAATATTCATGACACGAAGTCGGGCATTGAACCGGCAAAACTTGCTTTTAAGCGCTACTCATCCATCCAAAGATTCTGCGCTGACGCGGGATATCGCGGTACTTTTGTTCTTGATGTGGATAAGGCCCTTGGCCTTGGCGTGGACATTTCGGAAAAAATCAAACCGCACCAGTGGGAAAAGCTTCCCTGGCGTTGGGTGGTTGAGCGTACCTTTAGTTGGCTGAATAACTCCCGTCGTCTCAGCAAGGATTATGAAATTACTACCGATTCTGCTGAAACTATCGTTAAAATCTCTCACTTTCATACACTGCTTAAACGCTTGTGA
- a CDS encoding transposase produces MKKDEKRRQGYPSDLTDKQWAEIEPLYSGLREYKWSKRELTDAVLYFVKTGCQWRHLPHDFPPYSTVHSFYRRARISGLWNRILQHMVVKTREDAGRKAEPSYGIIDSQSVKTVAASEKRGIDGGKKRKDASGTSS; encoded by the coding sequence ATGAAAAAAGATGAAAAGCGAAGGCAGGGATACCCAAGCGACCTGACCGACAAACAATGGGCAGAGATAGAACCACTATATTCTGGGTTAAGAGAATATAAGTGGTCAAAACGCGAGTTGACGGATGCCGTTTTGTATTTTGTCAAAACAGGCTGTCAATGGCGTCATTTACCGCATGACTTTCCACCCTATTCAACAGTACACAGTTTCTATCGGCGCGCTCGGATCAGCGGCCTTTGGAATAGAATATTGCAACATATGGTGGTAAAGACGCGTGAAGATGCGGGCCGAAAAGCAGAACCGAGCTATGGAATTATCGACTCTCAAAGTGTCAAGACTGTAGCCGCAAGCGAGAAACGCGGTATTGACGGAGGGAAAAAACGAAAGGACGCAAGCGGCACATCGTCGTAG
- a CDS encoding protein of unknown function (Evidence 5 : Unknown function), with the protein MEDYLLQIGDDLYTIDEKAKVTDQKNEYKLAIRSCIHKRRYDKMSI; encoded by the coding sequence ATGGAGGACTACTTATTACAAATCGGCGATGATCTTTATACAATTGATGAAAAAGCTAAGGTAACAGATCAAAAAAATGAATATAAACTAGCAATTAGAAGTTGTATTCACAAGCGAAGATATGATAAAATGAGCATATGA
- a CDS encoding protein of unknown function (Evidence 5 : Unknown function) → MLGDKAYGAEKIRSYIAEHGATYTIPPQSNVSNPWDCDWWLYKERHLVECFFQKMKWFRRVATRYDKKDSSYLAFVYLASIAILVK, encoded by the coding sequence GTGCTGGGTGATAAGGCTTACGGTGCTGAAAAAATCAGAAGCTACATCGCGGAGCATGGCGCCACCTATACAATTCCACCCCAATCCAATGTCTCAAACCCGTGGGATTGCGACTGGTGGCTATACAAAGAGCGCCATCTGGTTGAATGTTTCTTTCAAAAGATGAAATGGTTTCGCAGAGTAGCAACCAGATACGACAAGAAGGACAGTTCCTATCTCGCTTTCGTTTACCTCGCCTCCATTGCCATTTTGGTCAAATAA
- a CDS encoding transposase, whose amino-acid sequence MRRYELTNEEWNRIKDLLPPELTGKKGRPRKDNRTMLNGMLWIARSGCQWRELPEYYGKWKGVYTRFCKWRDDGTLETVFRALSSDADMENLSIDSTSVKVHESANGGVKKGNPKR is encoded by the coding sequence ATGAGACGATATGAATTGACAAATGAAGAATGGAACCGTATTAAAGACCTGCTTCCACCCGAACTGACAGGTAAAAAAGGAAGGCCGCGGAAAGATAACCGCACAATGCTTAACGGCATGCTATGGATTGCGCGCAGCGGTTGCCAGTGGCGAGAACTGCCGGAATATTACGGAAAGTGGAAGGGGGTCTATACCCGTTTTTGTAAGTGGCGCGATGATGGAACGTTGGAGACCGTTTTCCGAGCGCTCAGCAGTGATGCGGACATGGAAAATCTGAGCATTGATTCCACCTCCGTGAAGGTACACGAAAGCGCCAACGGCGGTGTAAAAAAGGGCAATCCAAAGCGGTAG
- a CDS encoding protein of unknown function (Evidence 5 : Unknown function), protein MRKYLKDSIDKQVETSQIYSFIQSNYEIDSTCSWTKDTKADEAIPTFDLENNVIGYIFNLFTRACL, encoded by the coding sequence TTGCGGAAATATCTTAAAGACAGTATAGACAAACAAGTTGAGACTTCACAAATCTATAGTTTTATTCAGTCCAATTATGAAATTGACTCTACTTGTAGTTGGACAAAAGATACAAAGGCTGATGAAGCCATACCTACTTTCGATTTAGAGAATAATGTGATCGGCTATATTTTTAATCTTTTTACTAGGGCTTGTCTGTAA
- a CDS encoding protein of unknown function (Evidence 5 : Unknown function), translating to MDETALMLDSTTIKVHQHGSGLKKGSTKRKPDEAGVD from the coding sequence GTGGACGAAACCGCACTCATGCTGGACAGCACTACCATTAAGGTGCACCAGCACGGCAGCGGTTTAAAAAAGGGCTCCACGAAGAGGAAACCGGACGAAGCCGGGGTGGACTGA
- a CDS encoding transposase, with protein sequence MVDGLGNPLRFILSSGNRNDICLAKTLLEPFDLRGKLILADKGYDSDKFVRWIEKRGGMVVIPSRVIAKHPRTIDRLIYNERHLVENLFLKLKNHRRFATRYEKRAASFLAVTLLAAALLWLS encoded by the coding sequence GTGGTTGACGGTCTTGGAAACCCTTTGCGGTTTATTCTCTCGAGTGGAAACCGTAACGATATTTGTCTTGCGAAAACCTTACTGGAACCATTTGATTTGCGGGGCAAACTGATTCTTGCTGATAAAGGCTATGACAGCGATAAATTTGTTCGCTGGATTGAAAAACGCGGCGGTATGGTTGTAATTCCCAGCCGTGTTATCGCGAAGCACCCGCGAACTATTGACCGGCTCATTTACAATGAACGGCATTTGGTCGAAAATTTATTCTTGAAACTCAAGAACCATCGCCGTTTTGCAACAAGATACGAGAAGCGAGCGGCCTCTTTTCTTGCTGTTACTCTCCTTGCCGCAGCTCTGCTTTGGTTATCTTGA
- a CDS encoding protein of unknown function (Evidence 5 : Unknown function): MPFIVNEPVNSSRVLRDNTAGNYNHTAAFFNPANKFIAVIAFISKNQFAPQIKWFQ, encoded by the coding sequence ATGCCGTTCATTGTAAATGAGCCGGTCAATAGTTCGCGGGTGCTTCGCGATAACACGGCTGGGAATTACAACCATACCGCCGCGTTTTTCAATCCAGCGAACAAATTTATCGCTGTCATAGCCTTTATCAGCAAGAATCAGTTTGCCCCGCAAATCAAATGGTTCCAGTAA
- a CDS encoding conserved protein of unknown function (Evidence 4 : Unknown function but conserved in other organisms), whose amino-acid sequence MITKGDLNRYYREIEKHLTCPKKMQGDLLAEAHRLVSDFLENQPDATYSDVVENIGKPDELAEAFLKTLPDQAGVQEFRKKRTRHKRLTVALLLVVIAVLCGVLIYIGQTRYRTTVTEEITTIIGSEPNVTSEP is encoded by the coding sequence ATGATAACGAAGGGTGATCTGAATCGCTATTACAGGGAAATCGAAAAGCACCTGACGTGCCCGAAAAAGATGCAGGGCGATCTTCTGGCGGAGGCTCATCGCCTGGTCTCCGATTTTCTGGAAAATCAGCCCGACGCGACGTATTCGGATGTCGTGGAAAATATCGGCAAGCCGGACGAATTGGCGGAAGCTTTTTTGAAAACGCTTCCAGATCAGGCCGGGGTTCAGGAATTCCGCAAAAAGCGGACAAGGCACAAGCGTTTGACCGTTGCATTGCTGCTTGTGGTCATCGCAGTGCTGTGCGGGGTCCTCATTTACATAGGGCAGACGAGATATCGCACCACCGTCACGGAGGAAATCACTACAATAATAGGGTCCGAACCCAATGTGACGTCGGAACCGTGA
- a CDS encoding PadR family transcriptional regulator translates to MPKEKSDSSSKRGTPAGIKELLKKATTEMLVLFLLHQKPMYTYEMMQKIEKLSNGILAFNTLYIAIYRLEKYGYLKESGKILSEDNRIRIYFSITEEGQEYLKNIIAEYRLVTDAINNILSQDGTLFQEGEPKHDNEG, encoded by the coding sequence TTGCCTAAAGAAAAATCTGATTCCTCTTCAAAAAGAGGGACGCCGGCCGGAATCAAAGAGCTGTTGAAAAAAGCAACCACTGAAATGCTGGTTTTGTTCCTTCTGCATCAAAAGCCCATGTACACTTATGAAATGATGCAGAAGATCGAAAAGCTGAGCAATGGGATCCTCGCGTTCAACACGTTGTACATCGCGATTTACCGGCTTGAAAAATACGGGTATCTGAAGGAATCGGGCAAAATTCTTTCCGAAGACAACCGCATACGCATTTATTTTTCCATTACGGAAGAAGGGCAGGAATACCTGAAAAATATCATCGCGGAGTACCGGCTGGTCACCGACGCCATCAACAACATCCTGTCGCAGGATGGAACGCTTTTTCAAGAGGGGGAGCCGAAGCATGATAACGAAGGGTGA
- a CDS encoding conserved exported protein of unknown function (Evidence 4 : Unknown function but conserved in other organisms) — MNIHKLFALLFAALLFSLTACSIQNAGSLPASGAPSGSPETSATLKISPTSRLPEKPEDAISIYADAITAKDDDTYLSFYLWSPETAGAKFGDKEEKIQEFIENELEPKGIVIDSDGPAIIMGQTAWRNI; from the coding sequence ATGAACATACATAAACTGTTTGCCTTGCTTTTTGCGGCCCTTTTGTTTTCTTTGACTGCCTGTTCCATTCAAAACGCGGGGAGCCTGCCGGCTTCCGGGGCCCCGTCCGGCTCGCCGGAAACTTCTGCAACTTTGAAAATTTCTCCGACATCCCGTCTTCCCGAAAAGCCGGAGGATGCGATATCGATCTATGCCGACGCAATCACAGCGAAAGATGATGATACTTATTTGAGTTTCTACCTATGGAGCCCGGAGACGGCGGGAGCCAAATTCGGCGACAAAGAAGAAAAAATTCAGGAATTTATTGAAAATGAACTGGAACCGAAAGGGATCGTCATCGATTCGGATGGGCCGGCGATTATCATGGGACAAACGGCCTGGAGGAATATCTGA
- a CDS encoding conserved membrane protein of unknown function (Evidence 4 : Unknown function but conserved in other organisms), with amino-acid sequence MREWERKIWYWENKSLYVVAVLAILALLLSNIDSALSYFHILLFQDFFNLFFRFRILLPFEIFLFLCAILMVLYEVYIRRKYGIRKEWWKEKGQLWLWIIMMELFAAGLLWL; translated from the coding sequence TTGAGGGAGTGGGAGAGAAAAATATGGTACTGGGAGAATAAAAGCCTGTATGTTGTTGCCGTTCTTGCAATTTTAGCTTTGCTGCTTTCCAATATAGACAGCGCCCTTTCCTATTTTCATATTCTGCTTTTCCAAGATTTTTTTAACCTTTTTTTCAGATTCAGAATTTTGCTGCCTTTTGAGATATTCCTCTTTCTTTGTGCAATCCTGATGGTCCTTTATGAGGTCTATATCAGGAGAAAATATGGGATCAGAAAAGAGTGGTGGAAAGAGAAAGGGCAGTTGTGGCTGTGGATCATCATGATGGAATTATTTGCTGCGGGATTATTATGGCTGTGA
- a CDS encoding protein of unknown function (Evidence 5 : Unknown function) translates to MFGWKEIFMSTDKKEFEQAKQRLEEHHIPYKEKGKDDNLRLSINNLDGGQGAALSRYGSVLNACYYLYVKNGNEDILKMPK, encoded by the coding sequence ATGTTTGGATGGAAAGAAATTTTTATGAGCACAGACAAGAAAGAGTTTGAGCAAGCAAAACAAAGATTAGAGGAACATCACATCCCATATAAAGAGAAGGGAAAAGATGACAATTTGCGGTTGTCCATCAATAACCTGGACGGCGGGCAGGGCGCGGCCCTCTCCCGTTATGGAAGCGTTTTGAATGCCTGTTATTACCTCTATGTAAAAAACGGAAATGAAGATATTTTAAAGATGCCGAAATAA
- a CDS encoding protein of unknown function (Evidence 5 : Unknown function), whose translation MTRKEVRKWCFFGLMEVLWLLFLHLEKIAQLFPRYMAGISPRFFYVAAVLCLMGGIPPFAFAWAETGFSHLRFLEDEKMRRPYITFLILMAILIFSFTAYSYAD comes from the coding sequence ATGACGCGCAAAGAGGTGCGGAAGTGGTGCTTTTTCGGGCTGATGGAAGTACTCTGGCTGTTATTTCTCCATCTTGAGAAAATCGCGCAGCTTTTTCCGCGCTATATGGCCGGAATATCTCCCCGGTTCTTTTATGTTGCGGCAGTCCTCTGCCTGATGGGGGGGATCCCGCCGTTCGCGTTCGCGTGGGCGGAAACGGGCTTCAGTCACCTGCGGTTTCTGGAGGACGAAAAGATGAGACGTCCCTATATCACGTTTCTCATCCTGATGGCGATTCTGATTTTCTCGTTTACGGCATACTCCTATGCTGATTGA